Proteins from a genomic interval of Rhodothermus marinus:
- a CDS encoding LacI family DNA-binding transcriptional regulator, translating into MAQRIRPKKKDKVTIYDVAREAGVAISTVSRVLNNSSDVSEETRQRVLRAIEKLQFRPDRTARTLAQKKTRVLAVAVTSFTTPFHNEILKGVRTAMENVDADLLLSDLGSKYPQQKLLNFLRRGAVDGLLVIGLPADEKLTLELRALHAPVVMVGYHHTDFDCFYWDDRVGARKAVEHLIACGHRRIGMIRSHTEGSLQLDRIAGYREALEAAGIPFDPELVRAGKTEKHAGFSEEAGYEAMQDLLKIEPRVTAVFASSDVQAIGAWKALREAGLRVPEDVALVGYDDIKISEYIGLSSVSQNMHAVGREATRLLVERVEGKRQDPPLEVLVVPQLKIRYSSDCGRA; encoded by the coding sequence ATGGCACAGCGCATTCGTCCCAAAAAGAAAGATAAGGTCACCATCTACGACGTCGCCCGGGAAGCCGGCGTCGCTATCTCGACGGTCTCGCGTGTGCTGAACAACTCCAGCGACGTCTCGGAAGAAACGCGGCAACGCGTTCTTCGGGCCATCGAGAAGCTTCAGTTTCGCCCGGATCGAACCGCCCGCACGCTGGCTCAGAAGAAAACGCGCGTGCTGGCCGTGGCCGTCACGTCGTTCACGACGCCTTTCCACAACGAAATCCTCAAAGGCGTCCGCACGGCCATGGAAAACGTGGACGCCGACCTGCTGCTGAGCGACCTGGGTTCGAAGTATCCCCAGCAGAAGCTGCTCAACTTCCTGCGGCGTGGCGCGGTCGACGGTCTTCTCGTGATCGGGTTGCCCGCTGACGAAAAGCTTACGCTGGAGCTCCGAGCCCTTCATGCACCCGTGGTCATGGTGGGCTACCATCACACCGACTTCGACTGCTTCTACTGGGACGATCGGGTCGGCGCCCGAAAGGCTGTCGAACACCTGATCGCCTGCGGCCATCGCCGCATTGGCATGATCCGTTCGCATACGGAGGGTAGCCTGCAGCTCGATCGCATTGCCGGCTACCGGGAGGCGCTGGAGGCGGCCGGGATTCCGTTCGATCCCGAGCTGGTACGTGCCGGCAAAACCGAAAAGCATGCGGGCTTCAGTGAGGAGGCCGGCTACGAGGCCATGCAGGATCTCTTGAAGATTGAGCCCCGGGTGACGGCCGTCTTTGCCAGCAGCGACGTGCAGGCGATCGGGGCCTGGAAAGCGCTGCGTGAAGCCGGGCTGCGCGTGCCCGAGGACGTGGCGCTGGTGGGCTACGACGACATCAAGATCAGCGAGTACATCGGCCTCTCCAGCGTCTCCCAGAACATGCATGCGGTGGGCCGCGAGGCGACGCGCCTGCTGGTGGAACGCGTCGAAGGGAAGCGGCAGGATCCGCCGCTGGAAGTGCTGGTAGTGCCACAGCTCAAGATCCGTTACTCGAGCGACTGCGGACGTGCCTGA
- a CDS encoding phosphoribosylaminoimidazolesuccinocarboxamide synthase: protein MVSESLIRVQLDRTIRETNLQELGTPYRGKVRDVYTVDGHLVIVTTDRISAFDHILRQTIPFKGQVLNQLAAYFFRHTADLVPNHVEAVPDPNVTVARRCRPIPIEFVVRGYLAGHAWRVYRSGRRELCGKKLPEGLVQNARLPEPILTPATKAKEGHDEDISREEILTRGLLDAETFDHIEAMALALYRRGAEMAARRGLILVDTKYEFGIDDEGTIRLIDEVHTPDSSRYFYADEYEERLRKGLPQRQLSKEFVREWLMEHGFMGQPGQQLPDLPDDVRVEIARRYIEVYEQLTGEPFQPDTHPDPEQRIRENLAALPLLQAQLSR from the coding sequence ATGGTCTCGGAATCCCTGATTCGCGTACAACTGGACCGGACGATCCGGGAGACGAATCTCCAGGAGCTGGGCACGCCCTACCGGGGCAAGGTGCGGGACGTCTACACGGTGGACGGTCACCTGGTGATCGTCACGACCGACCGGATCTCGGCCTTTGATCATATTCTGCGCCAGACCATCCCGTTCAAGGGGCAGGTGCTAAATCAACTGGCCGCGTACTTTTTCCGCCACACGGCCGATCTGGTCCCCAACCATGTGGAGGCGGTGCCGGACCCGAACGTGACGGTAGCCCGGCGGTGCCGCCCGATTCCCATCGAGTTCGTGGTGCGGGGCTATCTGGCCGGACATGCCTGGCGCGTCTATCGGAGCGGCCGCCGGGAACTCTGCGGCAAAAAACTCCCGGAGGGGCTCGTGCAGAATGCCCGCCTTCCCGAGCCGATCCTGACGCCGGCCACCAAGGCGAAAGAGGGACACGACGAAGACATCAGCCGTGAAGAAATTCTCACGCGTGGGCTGTTGGATGCGGAAACGTTCGACCACATCGAGGCCATGGCGCTGGCGCTTTACCGTCGCGGTGCCGAAATGGCCGCGCGTCGGGGACTGATTCTCGTCGATACGAAGTACGAGTTCGGGATTGACGACGAAGGCACGATCCGCCTGATCGACGAGGTCCACACGCCGGATTCGTCCCGGTACTTCTATGCAGACGAGTACGAAGAGCGGTTGCGCAAAGGACTCCCGCAGCGGCAGCTCTCCAAGGAGTTCGTGCGTGAGTGGCTGATGGAGCACGGTTTCATGGGCCAGCCCGGTCAGCAGTTGCCCGATCTCCCGGACGACGTACGCGTGGAGATTGCCCGCCGCTATATCGAGGTCTACGAGCAGCTGACTGGCGAGCCGTTTCAGCCCGACACGCATCCGGACCCGGAGCAGCGCATCCGGGAGAATCTGGCTGCCCTTCCCCTGCTCCAGGCTCAGCTCAGCCGGTAG
- a CDS encoding nitrilase-related carbon-nitrogen hydrolase codes for MQVAYVQYNPAYLQVTQNLKQVEALLEGIEADLIVLPELFASGYFFRSHEDLEVVAEPIPEGPTTQWMIEWCRKTGTVMVGGLPERDGDRFYNSAVVVGPEGLIGRYRKVHLFYEEKLHFSPGNLGFQVFEVADRNGQPYRLGVMICFDWYFPEAARTLALQGADVIAHPSNLVRPDCPRAMPIRALENHVFTITANRYGTESNGRETLRFIGRSLICDPSGRVLQEAPAEGDQVGIAEIEPQEARNRRITPYNDLFEDRRPDCYRLS; via the coding sequence ATGCAGGTTGCTTACGTGCAGTACAATCCGGCCTATCTTCAGGTCACGCAGAACCTGAAACAGGTTGAAGCACTGCTTGAAGGCATAGAGGCCGACCTGATCGTACTGCCGGAGTTGTTTGCCAGCGGGTATTTCTTTAGATCACACGAAGATCTGGAGGTCGTTGCCGAGCCGATCCCGGAGGGACCTACCACGCAGTGGATGATCGAGTGGTGCCGGAAGACGGGCACCGTCATGGTCGGCGGCCTGCCCGAGCGCGACGGCGATCGATTTTACAACAGCGCGGTCGTGGTGGGGCCCGAAGGTCTGATCGGCCGCTATCGCAAAGTCCATCTCTTCTACGAAGAAAAGCTGCATTTCAGCCCGGGCAACCTGGGGTTTCAGGTGTTCGAGGTGGCCGATCGGAATGGCCAGCCCTACCGGCTGGGTGTCATGATCTGCTTCGACTGGTATTTTCCGGAGGCGGCCCGCACGCTGGCGCTTCAGGGAGCCGACGTGATCGCGCATCCGTCCAATCTGGTGCGTCCGGACTGCCCCCGCGCCATGCCCATCCGGGCATTGGAAAACCATGTGTTCACGATCACGGCCAACCGCTACGGCACCGAATCCAACGGGCGCGAAACGCTGCGCTTCATCGGACGCAGCCTGATCTGCGATCCCTCCGGTCGGGTGCTGCAAGAAGCTCCGGCCGAGGGAGACCAGGTGGGCATTGCCGAAATCGAACCTCAGGAAGCCCGCAACCGGCGCATTACGCCCTATAACGACCTGTTCGAAGATCGACGGCCAGACTGCTACCGGCTGAGCTGA
- a CDS encoding molybdenum cofactor biosynthesis protein MoaE has protein sequence MEFRSPTVWLRLMHEPLPVAEAVSFLQTPEAGGLALFLGTTRRWTDDRETLSLFYEAYEPMALAEMGRLSDEALRRWPVRRLCLWHRLGDVPAGEISVLVGVATPHRAEAFEACRFLIDTLKRQVPIWKRETLSDGQNVWVEGIPESKPR, from the coding sequence ATGGAATTTCGCTCACCTACGGTCTGGCTACGACTGATGCACGAGCCGTTGCCGGTCGCCGAAGCTGTGTCGTTTCTTCAGACGCCCGAAGCGGGCGGTCTGGCGCTGTTTCTGGGCACCACACGCCGCTGGACCGACGACCGGGAGACGCTCTCGCTGTTCTACGAAGCCTATGAGCCCATGGCCCTGGCCGAGATGGGACGACTCTCGGACGAAGCGCTCCGCCGCTGGCCCGTCCGTCGGCTCTGCCTGTGGCACCGACTGGGCGACGTACCCGCCGGCGAAATCAGTGTACTGGTGGGCGTGGCCACCCCGCATCGGGCCGAAGCGTTCGAGGCCTGCCGTTTCCTGATTGACACGCTCAAGCGCCAGGTGCCCATCTGGAAGCGCGAAACGCTCTCGGACGGTCAGAACGTGTGGGTCGAAGGCATCCCTGAATCGAAGCCGCGCTGA
- a CDS encoding MoaD/ThiS family protein — MSDAPQVRLRVLLFSTLRERLGSSELEVFVPAPATGSRLLDQLAAQYPAIAAYRPVVRLAVNQEYVPESVELHENDEIALITPVSGG, encoded by the coding sequence ATGAGCGACGCGCCACAGGTTCGCCTTCGGGTCCTGCTTTTCAGCACGCTACGGGAGCGCCTGGGAAGCAGTGAACTGGAAGTGTTCGTTCCGGCCCCGGCTACCGGGAGTCGGCTACTGGACCAACTGGCCGCACAGTATCCGGCCATCGCCGCTTATCGGCCGGTGGTTCGCCTGGCCGTCAACCAGGAGTACGTCCCGGAATCCGTTGAACTCCATGAAAACGACGAAATTGCCCTGATCACACCGGTCAGTGGAGGCTGA
- a CDS encoding ABC transporter permease, with the protein MLRRLYFELFVALRYLRGAQGREEGRRFLRFITYIAIGGVTVGVAALLLALSIVHGFSREIEAKITGFGAHIQVENLRDAPLSDAAWMEAALQYMPGVVSVRPVIQEFVLIRRGRREVDGVALWGSPTLPEYLQQHLVAGVARFAPDSLGRPGLVIGRQLAEQLGLKVGNLVTLFSMRRLPASVHPRVRVRQFYVAGLYETLLADFDQLYVFTSLEAARTLLEYGPDEVTRFDLTLQNVQDAPHLARQIEDHFGLPVIARTIYEVFRNLFAWVRLQESIIPLVISIIVIVAAFNMLATLLMVILEKAREIGILASMGASRRRLQRMYLILGLLTGLVGTALGELLALSLALLQQKFGIIPLPAEAYYMRTAPIALQTVDFILVAVVTVGLCGLASLIPARIAARMNPIQVIRFH; encoded by the coding sequence GTGCTCCGACGCCTGTACTTCGAGCTTTTCGTAGCCTTACGCTACCTGCGCGGAGCGCAGGGACGCGAGGAGGGTCGCCGATTCCTTCGCTTTATCACTTACATTGCCATCGGCGGAGTAACTGTCGGCGTCGCCGCACTGCTCCTGGCGCTGTCCATTGTGCACGGCTTCAGTCGGGAGATCGAAGCCAAGATCACCGGTTTTGGCGCACACATTCAGGTGGAGAACCTTCGCGATGCACCGCTTTCAGATGCCGCCTGGATGGAAGCCGCCCTGCAGTACATGCCCGGCGTGGTCTCCGTCCGCCCGGTCATTCAGGAGTTCGTCCTGATCCGACGGGGGCGCCGCGAAGTGGACGGCGTCGCTCTGTGGGGGAGCCCCACGCTTCCAGAATACCTGCAACAGCACCTGGTGGCCGGCGTGGCACGATTTGCACCTGACAGTCTCGGACGGCCCGGACTGGTCATTGGACGCCAGCTCGCCGAGCAGCTCGGCCTCAAGGTTGGCAATCTTGTCACGCTTTTCTCCATGCGCCGGCTGCCGGCCTCGGTTCATCCCCGCGTACGCGTCCGCCAGTTCTACGTGGCCGGCCTGTACGAGACGCTCCTGGCCGACTTCGACCAGCTCTACGTTTTTACTTCTCTTGAAGCCGCCCGGACCCTGCTGGAATACGGTCCCGACGAGGTCACCCGCTTTGACCTCACGCTGCAGAACGTGCAGGACGCCCCACACCTTGCCCGACAGATCGAGGATCACTTTGGCCTGCCGGTCATCGCCCGCACCATCTATGAAGTATTTCGCAATCTTTTCGCCTGGGTTCGCCTGCAGGAAAGCATCATTCCGCTGGTAATCAGTATCATCGTAATCGTCGCCGCCTTCAACATGCTGGCTACCCTGCTCATGGTCATTCTGGAGAAAGCGCGCGAGATCGGCATTCTGGCCAGCATGGGGGCGTCTCGGCGAAGGCTTCAGCGAATGTACCTGATCCTGGGTCTGCTGACCGGACTGGTCGGAACCGCCCTGGGCGAACTCCTGGCGCTGAGCCTGGCGCTTCTGCAGCAAAAGTTCGGAATCATTCCGCTGCCTGCCGAGGCCTACTACATGCGAACGGCACCGATCGCCCTGCAGACCGTAGATTTTATCCTGGTTGCCGTCGTGACGGTGGGGCTCTGTGGACTGGCCTCGCTGATACCGGCCCGCATTGCCGCCCGCATGAACCCGATTCAGGTGATTCGTTTTCACTGA
- a CDS encoding cytidine deaminase, translating into MTDIREQLRELVHEVKRRAYVPYSKRPAAVVLLLSDGSWIPGVRVESASFSLTIPPLQNAWTTAVALGRRDVVAVVFSEPPDAGTRAFLEGLELSLMGVSADLFVLRATELPTLREPLAPFLDQMPDEPPEGIQLAREVATRALAPYSRFPVGCLLQLEDGRCIPGVNVEHPDWTRTLCAERNALGTAISYGIAPSTWRALFLSCVNDVRGAPCGACRQLLAEHRSDLSVWMDRGSKNPPEHMRVDLLLPGFFVLQ; encoded by the coding sequence GTGACGGACATACGCGAGCAACTCCGAGAGCTGGTGCACGAGGTGAAACGCCGCGCTTATGTGCCCTACTCGAAGCGTCCGGCCGCCGTGGTGCTGTTGCTCTCTGACGGCTCCTGGATTCCGGGTGTACGCGTCGAAAGCGCGTCGTTTTCGCTGACGATTCCACCGCTGCAGAATGCCTGGACGACCGCCGTGGCGCTGGGCCGTCGTGACGTGGTGGCCGTGGTCTTCTCAGAGCCACCGGATGCGGGAACGCGGGCTTTTCTGGAGGGGCTGGAATTATCGCTAATGGGCGTATCGGCGGATCTTTTTGTGCTTCGAGCTACTGAGCTGCCGACGCTTCGCGAGCCGCTTGCCCCTTTTCTTGATCAGATGCCCGATGAACCGCCCGAGGGTATTCAACTGGCCCGTGAGGTTGCTACTCGAGCGCTGGCGCCGTACTCACGGTTTCCGGTGGGCTGTCTGCTCCAGCTTGAGGATGGTCGTTGTATTCCGGGCGTCAACGTCGAGCATCCGGACTGGACGCGGACGCTCTGCGCCGAACGGAATGCGCTGGGAACGGCCATTAGCTACGGAATAGCGCCGTCAACCTGGCGAGCGTTGTTTCTGTCGTGTGTGAACGACGTCCGGGGTGCGCCCTGTGGTGCCTGTCGACAACTGCTGGCCGAACACCGTTCGGATCTGTCGGTGTGGATGGATCGAGGATCGAAGAATCCTCCTGAGCATATGAGGGTTGATCTTTTACTTCCTGGTTTTTTTGTATTGCAATAA
- a CDS encoding VWA domain-containing protein — MLQLAWPPFLYVLLLSLTVAFAVWTYRRTHTLTRRQRLLLTLLRSTTLGLVLTLLADPLLVRTERRQTPPELALLIDDSASMPLAARDSSRQLARQLQQALPWDALRTARLHVYGLGATLHPLPDEPRHLTDSLRFRQTRTDLNQAILEVQQRHPHLRAIVLISDGQFNTGPSPLYSAERLGIPIFTVAVGDTARPRDIWIDRIETNTLAYTRTRLPVTAHLQARGFAGAEVTIRLEVDGREIERRRHTFSAQEERATVTFTYEPQQPGLHRLRVYVDPISGEFLDSNNGENTVVRVLERRRRILLLGAAPEPDLANLQRLLAQNADLEVTTRVQRDDRRFYGGPLPDSLNAFDLIILAGYPGREASTTDLERIAAAAERIPLLFLLSPQTDLRRLSALAEVLPARPDQILPGHVNVAFQLRPEARTHAVFDLPGGIPDALEQLPPLRTTLSTWTVAPDARLLAVARSTDGATSAPLLVVQERSGHRRAVLLGSGTWRWSSLPDAFDELRAFWETLLNNLIQWLTAPTENQQVRIRPERDTFGEDEPVRLLGEVYDERLAPVSDATVTVEVWDADSTRYPFRMESTGNGRYRLEIDNLPQGLYRYRGEARRGTELLGRDSGYFAVGATTLEYKTPWADWNLLRQLAGRTGGRFLTLSEAPTLATTLQQAGLLTPSETLVQAEWRPRMTWPPLVLIILLLTIEWVLRKHFGIV; from the coding sequence ATGCTGCAGCTCGCCTGGCCGCCCTTCCTGTACGTTCTGCTGCTGAGCCTGACGGTCGCTTTCGCCGTCTGGACCTACCGCCGCACGCACACCCTGACCCGGCGCCAGCGTCTGCTGCTGACGCTGCTCCGGAGCACCACCCTGGGCCTCGTGCTTACGCTGCTGGCCGATCCCCTGCTGGTACGTACCGAGCGACGGCAGACTCCGCCCGAACTGGCCCTTCTGATCGACGATAGTGCCAGTATGCCGCTTGCCGCCCGCGACAGCAGCCGGCAACTGGCCCGGCAGCTTCAGCAGGCACTCCCCTGGGATGCATTGCGAACAGCCCGCCTGCACGTTTACGGCCTGGGAGCCACCCTGCACCCTCTTCCTGATGAGCCGCGTCATCTGACCGACTCGCTTCGCTTCCGCCAGACACGCACCGACCTGAATCAGGCTATTCTCGAAGTCCAGCAACGCCATCCCCATCTTCGTGCCATCGTATTGATCTCCGACGGCCAGTTCAACACCGGTCCGTCGCCCCTGTACAGCGCCGAACGCCTGGGCATCCCGATTTTCACCGTGGCCGTGGGCGATACTGCACGCCCGCGCGACATCTGGATCGACCGTATCGAAACCAACACGCTGGCCTACACGCGGACGCGCCTCCCCGTCACAGCACACCTGCAGGCCCGGGGCTTCGCCGGCGCGGAAGTAACGATCAGGCTGGAAGTGGACGGCCGCGAAATCGAACGCCGGCGGCACACCTTCAGCGCTCAGGAAGAGCGGGCGACCGTCACCTTCACCTACGAACCACAACAGCCGGGTCTGCATCGGCTGCGCGTGTATGTGGATCCGATTTCTGGAGAGTTTTTGGATAGCAATAACGGAGAAAACACCGTCGTCCGCGTACTCGAACGCCGCCGCCGCATCCTGCTGCTCGGCGCCGCCCCCGAACCCGATCTGGCCAACCTCCAGCGGCTCCTCGCTCAGAACGCCGACCTGGAGGTAACCACACGCGTGCAGCGCGACGACCGGCGCTTCTATGGCGGTCCGCTTCCAGACTCACTCAACGCATTCGACCTGATCATCCTGGCCGGCTATCCTGGACGCGAAGCCAGCACGACCGACCTGGAGCGTATCGCGGCCGCCGCCGAGCGCATCCCGCTCCTGTTTCTGCTCAGCCCCCAGACGGATCTCCGTCGCCTGAGCGCCCTGGCCGAGGTACTTCCGGCCCGCCCCGATCAGATTCTTCCCGGCCATGTCAACGTGGCCTTCCAGCTTCGACCGGAAGCTCGCACGCATGCCGTCTTTGATCTTCCCGGTGGCATCCCCGACGCGCTGGAACAGCTTCCTCCACTCCGCACCACGCTTTCCACCTGGACGGTGGCCCCGGACGCGCGTCTGCTGGCCGTTGCCCGTTCAACCGACGGCGCTACCTCCGCTCCGTTGCTCGTGGTCCAAGAACGAAGCGGCCACCGCCGTGCCGTGCTGCTGGGCAGCGGTACCTGGCGCTGGAGCAGCCTGCCCGATGCGTTCGACGAACTCAGGGCTTTCTGGGAAACGCTGCTGAACAACCTGATCCAGTGGCTAACGGCACCTACCGAAAATCAGCAGGTGCGCATCCGCCCGGAACGCGACACGTTTGGCGAGGACGAACCGGTTCGACTCCTGGGCGAGGTTTATGACGAACGGCTGGCCCCGGTCAGCGACGCGACGGTTACCGTCGAGGTGTGGGACGCCGACAGCACCCGCTATCCGTTCCGTATGGAATCGACCGGCAACGGCCGCTATCGCCTGGAAATCGACAACCTGCCCCAGGGCCTGTACCGCTACCGGGGCGAAGCACGGCGCGGAACGGAACTGCTCGGCCGCGACAGCGGCTACTTTGCCGTCGGTGCCACCACGCTCGAGTACAAAACCCCCTGGGCCGACTGGAACCTGCTCCGACAGCTTGCCGGCCGCACCGGCGGCCGCTTCCTGACCCTTTCGGAAGCTCCGACGCTGGCAACTACGCTCCAGCAGGCCGGTTTGCTTACACCATCGGAGACGCTCGTACAGGCAGAATGGCGCCCACGGATGACGTGGCCGCCGCTTGTCCTGATTATTTTGCTGCTTACAATCGAATGGGTTCTTCGCAAACACTTCGGGATTGTTTAG
- a CDS encoding lamin tail domain-containing protein: MHRFLWLLLLPLPLQAQLLETFSDGNFTENPPWLGTTAYWTIDTLASNPRLRTNGPPRADTLFLATPSTVSWGLWQFTISYEQVNLSNFNGVRIYLMADTADLKGPVHGYFLQLGTNNSDEVRLYRQDGDPATRRILLGRSDPILTEPTQTLTLKVLRTETGHWSVSLEGQLLLEASDATYWKSRYFGLWVKHTTTTGRSYTFDDLLVAGEAERPDRTPPEVTGAVYRQRLRAFLVDFSEPIDTTRTPSDAFYVEAPTFSGIPDNVRWDASGQTARLHYARIPPSGSYRLYVRGLRDPAGNLMRDTVLALPVVTDTLPPRLVDLYPIDSRKLGVRFDEPATGCDPAAYRLLEGPAVRQVQDCPAPPRPDFTLLLATPMTPLATYTLRIEAVADTVGNLMPAVERTFTFPGDPEPADPGDLIINEVLYAPAQPGLEFVELYNRSAHALDLREIHWHDARSEPQPLAERVFLIGPGAYVVLAEDTAALRKIFGNVPVLLQPGAWPPLNNDGDVVVLKRSDSLRLDSLRYDASMGQPGRSLERRDPDLPTWLRANWAVSVDSLGATPGRRNSRYEPDLAPPVVRFVAVRDSFTVVVFFDEVLDPSSVQPEAFELDDGTQPAAATWVSDAQQVLLHFERPLTQQQLVIHDLRDLKGNQLASAVRPLAYPPVPDALRINEILYAPLADPHDGRPDQPEYIELINISERHLNLEGLFWTDVPDEHNRADTMWLPVRFRALAPESLAVVFNVPAGQDPLAFIEAAFPGATRQPGTVWIPLSGASLGLRNEGDLIHLQYGHHTIDSVYYDPSWHQAGVREATGLSLERLLPEGPSNDPANWTSSPDPSGGTPGRPNAARLQTTPPLPEQPDLEVTPSPFSPDGDGIDDVAVIRFKLPTAGALVRARIFDSQGRPVRTLGPANSGAQGLLFWDGRDDTGGVLPIGIYIVLLEAMDARGGRLLARRAPVVLARPLR; encoded by the coding sequence ATGCACCGCTTCCTCTGGCTCCTGCTGCTTCCCCTTCCCCTGCAGGCCCAGCTCCTGGAAACCTTCAGCGACGGCAACTTTACCGAAAACCCGCCCTGGCTGGGCACCACCGCCTACTGGACGATCGATACGCTCGCCAGTAACCCCCGCCTGCGCACCAACGGCCCACCCCGAGCCGACACGCTCTTTCTCGCTACCCCCTCCACCGTCTCCTGGGGCCTCTGGCAGTTCACCATAAGCTATGAGCAGGTCAACCTGAGCAACTTCAACGGCGTCCGCATCTACCTGATGGCCGACACCGCCGATCTGAAAGGCCCTGTCCACGGCTATTTTCTGCAACTGGGTACGAACAACAGCGACGAAGTGCGCCTCTACCGCCAGGACGGTGATCCGGCCACCCGGCGCATTCTGCTCGGCCGTAGCGACCCGATCCTGACCGAGCCGACGCAGACACTCACGCTGAAAGTGTTGCGTACCGAAACCGGACACTGGAGCGTCTCTCTGGAAGGCCAGCTGCTCCTGGAAGCCAGTGATGCCACCTACTGGAAAAGCCGCTACTTCGGCCTCTGGGTCAAGCATACGACCACCACCGGCCGCAGCTATACCTTCGACGATCTGCTCGTAGCTGGCGAGGCCGAACGCCCCGACCGCACACCCCCTGAGGTTACCGGCGCCGTCTATCGCCAGCGACTGCGTGCCTTCCTGGTAGACTTTTCCGAGCCCATCGACACCACCCGTACGCCATCTGACGCGTTCTACGTGGAGGCCCCGACGTTCTCCGGAATCCCTGACAACGTGCGCTGGGATGCTTCCGGCCAGACCGCTCGCCTGCACTACGCCCGCATTCCTCCCTCTGGGTCCTATCGGCTATACGTCCGCGGCCTGCGCGACCCGGCCGGCAACCTGATGCGCGACACGGTGCTGGCACTTCCTGTCGTAACCGATACGCTTCCACCACGCCTGGTCGACCTCTACCCCATCGACAGTCGAAAGCTCGGCGTGCGCTTCGATGAGCCGGCGACGGGTTGCGATCCGGCCGCCTACCGCCTGCTGGAGGGGCCGGCCGTCCGGCAGGTGCAGGACTGTCCGGCCCCACCACGCCCCGACTTCACGCTGCTGCTGGCTACGCCCATGACACCCCTGGCCACTTACACCCTTCGCATCGAAGCCGTGGCCGATACGGTGGGCAACCTCATGCCGGCCGTTGAGCGCACGTTTACGTTTCCGGGGGATCCCGAACCGGCCGATCCGGGCGATCTGATCATCAATGAAGTGCTCTACGCGCCCGCACAGCCCGGGCTTGAGTTTGTTGAACTCTACAATCGCTCAGCCCATGCGCTGGATCTCCGCGAGATCCACTGGCACGATGCCCGGTCGGAGCCACAACCGCTGGCCGAGCGTGTCTTTCTGATCGGTCCCGGCGCTTATGTCGTGCTGGCCGAGGACACGGCCGCGTTGCGAAAAATCTTCGGCAACGTGCCCGTGCTCCTGCAGCCGGGCGCCTGGCCCCCGCTCAACAACGACGGCGACGTCGTCGTACTGAAGCGAAGCGACAGCCTGCGCCTCGACTCGCTCCGGTACGACGCGTCCATGGGCCAGCCCGGCCGTTCGCTGGAGCGTCGGGATCCCGACCTCCCCACATGGCTCCGTGCCAACTGGGCCGTCAGCGTCGATTCGCTGGGGGCCACACCCGGGCGCCGTAACAGCCGCTACGAGCCCGACCTGGCGCCGCCCGTCGTGCGCTTTGTGGCCGTGCGCGACAGCTTTACCGTGGTGGTCTTTTTCGATGAAGTACTCGACCCGTCATCTGTTCAGCCCGAGGCCTTCGAACTGGACGATGGCACACAACCCGCGGCGGCCACCTGGGTGTCCGACGCACAGCAGGTCCTGCTGCACTTCGAACGACCGCTAACCCAGCAACAGCTTGTCATTCACGACCTTCGTGACCTCAAAGGCAACCAACTGGCTTCGGCAGTGCGCCCGCTGGCCTATCCACCGGTGCCGGACGCCTTGCGTATCAACGAAATCCTCTACGCGCCGCTTGCCGATCCGCACGACGGCCGTCCGGACCAGCCCGAATACATCGAACTGATCAACATCTCCGAACGCCACCTCAATCTGGAGGGGCTTTTCTGGACCGACGTGCCCGACGAGCACAACCGTGCCGATACCATGTGGTTGCCCGTCCGTTTTCGGGCGCTCGCACCTGAAAGTCTGGCCGTCGTCTTTAACGTGCCGGCCGGGCAGGACCCGCTGGCTTTCATCGAGGCGGCCTTTCCGGGCGCCACCCGTCAGCCGGGTACCGTATGGATTCCTCTGTCCGGGGCCTCGCTGGGGCTGCGCAACGAGGGAGATCTGATCCACCTGCAGTATGGGCATCACACGATCGACTCGGTGTACTACGACCCCTCCTGGCACCAGGCGGGCGTCCGTGAGGCAACGGGTCTGTCCCTGGAACGATTGCTCCCCGAGGGACCCTCAAATGATCCGGCCAACTGGACCAGCAGTCCAGATCCTTCCGGCGGCACGCCGGGACGTCCGAACGCTGCCCGCCTGCAGACCACCCCGCCACTTCCGGAGCAGCCCGATCTGGAAGTCACCCCCTCCCCGTTTTCACCGGACGGCGACGGCATCGACGACGTGGCCGTCATTCGTTTCAAGTTGCCGACGGCCGGCGCCCTGGTACGCGCCCGGATCTTCGACAGTCAGGGACGGCCGGTGCGTACGCTGGGACCGGCCAACAGCGGCGCGCAGGGCCTGCTGTTCTGGGACGGTCGCGACGATACGGGTGGCGTGCTCCCCATCGGGATCTACATCGTATTGCTGGAGGCCATGGACGCCCGCGGCGGTCGTCTGCTGGCCCGCAGGGCACCTGTGGTGCTGGCACGCCCGCTGCGCTGA